GGAAAACCCCACCCACCTCCTCCCCCTGGGGGTAGCCCCCGAGCCCCACCTCTACCTGGGAGGGCACGAGGGCAAGCGGCTCCTCCTCTTAAGAACCCCCTGGCCAGGAGGAGAGGAACCCCTGTGGCAGCAGCTCCTCCCCCTGGGGTTCCAACCCTTGCCCTTCCTCCGGGGAGTGGCCTTTGCCAGCCTGGGGGTTTCCGCCTTGGGCCTGGCCACCGGCCCTTGGTTCTACCTTCCCTACCTGGGGGCGCTGATCCTACAGCAAGGACCCGCCTTCAAAAGGCTTTTCCTGCGCAGCCCTCGTCACGCTTTGGAAAGCCTCCTATTCCACGCCTTCGCCCTTTCGGTAACGGTAAACCCTAGGCCGGAGCTGGGCCTGGGGTACCTGGTCCTCTTTCTCTGGAACCGGCTCAAGCCCTCCGCCGCAACGTCACCAGGATCTCTCGAGGAAGCCTGACCTTCCCTGGAGGCTCGGGAAACAGAAGGGCAGCCCAGGCCTTTTCCTTCAAGCACCGTTCACCCTCCTGTATAGCGCGGTATATAATGCCCCCGAACCCCCGATGGGCCAAGGTCAGCCCGAAGGGCTACCTTGCGGGCTCAAAGCGCGGGGCTTAGGAGGTAAAGCATGGCCAAGGTTAGGCTGGAGCACGTTTGGAAGCGCTTCGGCAAGGTGGTGGCGGTCAAGGACTTCAACCTGGAAACCGAGGACGGGGAGTTCGTGGTCTTCGTGGGGCCTTCGGGCTGCGGCAAGACCACCACCCTGCGGATGATCGCTGGCCTCGAGGAGGTCTCTGAGGGCCGCATCTACATCGGTGACCGCCTGGTGAACGACGTGCCCCCCAAGGACCGGGACATCGCCATGGTCTTCCAGAACTACGCCCTTTACCCCCACATGAACGTCTACGAGAACATGGCCTTCGGCCTGCGCTTAAGGCGCTACCCCAAGGACGAGATCGACCGCCGGGTGAAGGAGGCCGCCCGCATCCTCAAGATCGAACACCTTCTAAACCGCAAACCCCGGGAGCTTTCCGGCGGCCAGCGCCAGCGGGTGGCCATGGGCCGGGCCATCGTGCGGGAGCCCAAGGTCTTCCTCATGGACGAGCCCCTTTCCAACCTGGACGCCAAGCTCCGGGTGGAGATGCGGGCGGAGATCGCCAAGCTGCAAAGGCGTCTTGGGGTCACCACCATCTACGTGACCCACGACCAGGTGGAAGCCATGACCCTGGGCCACCGCATCGTGGTCATGAAGGACGGGGAAATCCAGCAGGTGGACACTCCCCTAAACCTCTACGACTTCCCCGCCAACCGCTTCGTGGCGGGTTTTATCGGTAGCCCCTCCATGAACTTCATCCGGGCTGGGGTGGAGGTGCAAGGGGAAAGGGTATACCTGGTGGCCCCGGGCTTCCGGGTCCGGGCCAACCCCGTCCTGGCCCAAGCCCTGAGGCCTTACGGGGGCAAAGAGGTCTGGATGGGTATCCGCCCCGAGCACCTGGGCCTTAAGGGCTACACGGTGATTCCCGAGGAGGAAAACGTCATCCGGGGCGAGGTGGAAGTGGCCGAGCCCCTAGGGGCGGAAACCGAGATCCACGTGAGCGTGGACGGCACGGTCTTGGTGGCCAAGGTGGACGGCCACGCTCCGGTGAAACCCGGGGATAGGGTGGAGCTTCTGGCCGACACCTCCCGCCTCCATGCCTTTGACGTGGAAAGCGACCAGACCATCGGCCACGCCCAGGAACGGGAAGCGGTGGCCCGCTAGGAATAGGCCTTTGGGCGGGGGATGTCCTCCCCCGCCCTTATCATGAAAGGGTGAGCCGGCAAGATAAGCCCTTCATCATAGGGATCGGTGGAGGAGGTGCCTGCAGCAAAACCCTCACGACCCGGCCCCTGGTTAGGGTGAAGCCCACACACCTAGGTCTTGTGGAACCCACCAAGCGGCATGCGGACGTGACCCTGCCCGGTGGCGGGCAAAACCCGGTGGCTTTGGAGATGCTCAAGGCCAAAGCCTTGGCCCGCCTGGCGGAGATGGGGGTGGCATGAAAAGGTTCCTCCACCTCCTCCTCCTCCTGGCCTTGGTGCCCTCCCTCCTGGCCCTCCTACCCCGGCTGCGGGTGGAGCGGCCAGGCCCTGTAGTGCTCCTCCTGGATGCAGAAGCCCTGCGGGAGGAGGCCCAAAGCCAAGGGCAAAGCCTTTTAGAGGCGCTGGAGTCCTACCGTCCCCTGGGGGTCAGAGGGGTGGCCTTCCCGGAACGATTTGTGAAGGACTGGGTGGGCCAGGGGGAACTTCTTTACCGGACCGGGAGGGAGCTTTTGGAAGCGGGGCTACCCGCCAAACCCAACTGGTACTACCTCCGGGGCAATCGGGAACTTCTTGAGCTCTTACAGACGGCCTATGACCTTCCCCATGAATGGGTGGGTCCTTGGCTGGGCTTCCCCCTGGATGTCCAGGCCTTCCCTGCCTTTTATCCCCTGGAGGAAATCCGGGCCGCCAAGGAAGCTGGGTTTTTCGTGGCGGTCCGCCCCATCAACCAGCGTTACCGCCGCCTGGATGCTTCCCTGCCCATCGTTCCCAAGGAGGCGGACGCCGTGGTCTTCGCTGGCCTCGAGGCCCTGGGTTACCCCTACCGCCTGGAGGAAGCCCGAGAACGAGTCCCGGTACCCGTGGCCCTCATCGAGGGCACGCCTCAGCCCGGGCTTGCCGCCTACCGGGAAAAGGGCATCCTGAGGCTTTTTAGCCTGCGGTACGAGTGGCAGCTCACCCTGACCCCCGAGGAGGCCGCGGACAAGTATGTGCTGGCCGCCCGGGAACGGGGCCACCAGCTCCTCTACCTCCGGCCCTACCCCTACCGCCAGGACACGGAGCGCCTCCTCAAGCGGATCCAGGAGGGCCTAGAGGCCAGCCACATTCCCCTGGGCCATCCCGTGGTCCGGGAGTTCACGCCAAGCTCCCTCCGCCTGGCCGCCTGGGTGGGGGTGGTATCGGGGCTAGGGCTTTTGGCCCTGGGGCTATCCGTGTACGGGCCGGGGGTGGCCTTCCTCCTTCTTCTCCTGGCCCTGGGGTATGCGGGAAGCCAGGCGGGAGCCCTTCTAGCTGCTTTGGTCTTTCCCGTGCTGGGCTTCCTGGGTCCCAGGAATGGCCTCTGGATGTGGCTTCGCACCCTGGGCTACGCTCTGGCCGGAACGGTTTTCCTCTCGGCCCTGGGCTCCACCCCGGAGACCATCCTGGGGCTGCAAGCCTTCAAGGGCGTTTCCCTCACCCTCCTGGTGCCTCCCCTCCTGGTGGCCTTCAGCTTCCTAGACAGGAACTACAAGGAAACCCTGACCCGGCTTTTCCTGCATCCCCTGCGCCTGGGGGAGGTGGTCCTGGCAGGGGTGGCCCTCGCCCTCCTCCTCCTGGCCCTCCTGCGCCGGGGCAACGAGGCCCCCTTGGTCCCGGACCTGGAGCTGAAGCTTAGGAGCCTCCTCCAGGACCTCATGGTGCGCCCCCGCTTCAAGGAGGTCTTCGGCCACGCCCTCTTCCCCCTGGCCCTCCTCCTTCCCTGGCCGAAGTGGGTGCAAAACGGCCTCCTCTTCCTTGCCGCTCTCGGGGTGGCCTCCATCCTAAACACCTTCAGCCACTTCCACACCCCCCTTCCCATCTCCTTCTTCCGGGTGGCGAACGGCGCGCTTTTGGGCCTCTCCCTCGGGCTTCTCGGGGTTATGCTGGTAAGGAGGCTTCGGGCATGGTGGTTGGGGTAGCGGGGTACTATGGGTTTAAAAACGCCGGGGACGAGGCCATCCTCGAGGCCATCGCCCGGGAGCTGAAGGCCCGGGGGCACCAGGTTCTGGCCCTTTCCGGCGATCCCAAACAGACCGCCAAGGAGCACGGGATCCGGGCCGCCCATCGCCTAAACCCCTTGGCCCTTCTCCAGGCGGACCTCTGGCTTTTGGGGGGCGGAGGGCTTTTGCAGGACGCCACCAGCTCCCTAAGCCTTCTTTACTACCTGTCCGTGCTCCGGACTGCCCGCTTCTTCCGCAGGAGGGTGGTGGTATTCAACCAGTCCCTCGGCCCCCTCACCCCCTGGGGGGAAAAGCAGGTGAAACGGGCCTTGCGGGGCGTGCCCATAATCCTTCGCGACCAGGATTCCTGGGAGTACGCCAAGAATCTGGGCCTTTCCCCCGCCTTGGGTGCCGACCCTGCCCTCCTCCTCACCCCGCCCCCTGTAAAGCGGGAAGAGGACCTGGTTCTCGTTATTCCCCGGGCTGGGGTGGACCAGGAAGCCCTCACCAACCTCTACATCACCGCCAACCACCTGGTGCACGAGGGAAGAAGGGTGCTGGTCCTCCTCCTCCAACCCGGATACGACGACGAGGTCATCGAGATCTTCCGCCTGCACCGGGTGGAGAAGACCGCCGATCCCAGGCGGGTCCTCTACCTGGCCGCCCAGGCGGGGTACGTGATCTCCATGCGCCTGCACGGCCTCATCCTGGCCGCGGCCGCCGGCACCCCCTTCGCCGCCCTTTCCTACGACCCCAAGGTGGCCGCCTTCGCCAAGGAAACCGGGGCCTACTACCAGGAACTCCCTGGGGATCCCATCAAGCTTTCCAAGGCCGCCATGTACGGCCGCTACCCCGACTGGGAAAAGGTGGCGGCCCTGAAGGAAAGGGCCCGGCAGAGCTTTGACCTGGCCCTGGGGGAGGCCAGCCTGGTCAAAAAGACCCACGGACGCGGCTCAAGCGGCTCCTAAGTCCCTGGGCGAAGGCCTCGAGGTCGGAAAGCGCTTCCTCCACCCCCTGCCTCAAGAGGAACTCCCCTGGGGAAAGGCGCTTGAGCACAAGGAAGGGAGGCTGGGAAAGCACCTCCACCCCCTGGCGCACCACCTCGGGGATGAGGCCTTCCTCCAAGGCCTCCGCCTCCAGATCCGCCAGCAAAAACACCTCCCCCATGGACTTGCGGGAAAGCAAGAGGAGGAAGGCGGCGAAGGCCCCGCGCTCGGAAAGCTCGGCCACCAGCCGGTCCTCCAGGGACTCCACCGCCTCGAGGTCCACAAAACCTTCCCGAAGAAGGTCCTCCAGGTCCAAAGGCGAAAGGGGAAAGCGGGCCTTAAGGCGCACCAGGCGGCTCACCGCCTCCGGGGAAAGGTATCCCACTCCCTCCGGCACCCCTTCCTTCTGGGATTCCGGCGCCAGGATGGCCACGTACGCCCCTTGCTGGCGGTAGGACTTGAGCAGGCTGGGCTCCCCTTCCCCCGGACGCAGCAACACCAGAAGCACTTGGCGGCGCCCCAAGGGGGCTTTGTACACCCACGGCGGGCCACCTTCCAGGAGGAAGCCAAGCCGCCTCAAGTCCTCGGTAACCCCAGGGGGCTCCAAGGCCCTTTGCGGCTCGTTGGGGAAAAGCACCTCCTTGGGATAGGGTGTCACCCGTACCCGCCGCTTCTCCGGCTTGGGATCCCCTATCTCCTTGGATTCCTTCCCGGAAGCAGCCGGCCTCGCCTCCCGCCTCTCGGGCTGGGCAGGCTCCCTGGACTCCGCCTGCCCAAGCCGGGGGAGGCCCCTAGGGGTGGCCTTGAGCTCCACCTCCTCCCCGCGGAAGTGGAGGAGGATGGTCTCGTTCACGGCAAGGCGGCGCTTTTGGTAGTAGGGCAGAAGCCCCCGCACCACCCCCTGTTTCCAGTCCACCTCCACCTCGTACACCTCCCCATCCTCGTCCACGAAGCGCACCCGCTCCTTGCCGAGGAGATGCTGGCGGAGGGAGACGGTTAGGGCCATGGTTCCCGTTTGAATACAGGTGCTGGTCAGCACATAGCGTGCGGTCATATCACCTCCCGAGGTCCACCAAGGGACGGGGAATCCCTGAAGTGAGCATATAATACACCTCGTAGGCCACGGCGAGGGTGCGCTCCACATCCCCAAGGGCCCGGTGGGCTTCCCTGGGAGGAAGCTCCAGGACCTGGGAAAGAGCGTCCAGGCCGTAGCGCCTGAGGCCAGGCATGGCCCTTTTGGCCAGGCGGAGGGTGTCCACCACCGGGTTCTCCAGGGAATAGCCCATGCCCTCCAGGACAGGCCGCAGGAACCCCAGGTCAAAGCTGGCGTTTTGGATGACCAAGGTGGCCCCCCGCAAGAGGGGGTAGGCCTTCTCCAGAACCTCCTCGAGGGAAGGAGCCTCCTCCAGCTCCCAAGCGCGAATCCCCGTAAGCCTCTCGATAAAGGGGCTGGGAGGGCGGCTCGGGCGCACCAGGCTCTGAAAGCTCCTGCGCTCTCCCTGCTCCAGCCGCACCAAGCCCACTTCGATCACCTCGTTGAGGCCGGGGGAAAGCCCGGTGGTCTCCAGGTCCAAGACCACCACCGCCTCCCCGGGATAGGGGAAAGGGTAGTGCCACTCCCAAAGCCCCACCTCCTCCCCCAAGCGGAAGCGCCCGTCTAAGAGGGGCCGCACCACGGGCTCCACCGGACCCCTTAGCCCCAGGGCTTCCCCCAGGGCGGGAAGGGGCAAGGGCCTGCCCTCGGCCCTGAGCCTTCGGGCCAAACGGGTGGCCAAACGGTGGCGAAAGAAAGCCTCCACTACAAAGCCTCGCCCAAGGGGGTACGAAGGAAAGCCCGGTCGGTAGCTTCTTCAAAAGCCAAGGCCGCCTGCAGGAGGAGTTCATCCCTCGCCCAGGGAGCGAAAAGCTGAAGGCCCACGGGAAGGCCATCCTCAAAGCCGGCGGGGAAGGATAGGGCGGGGAGGCCCGCCAGGTTAGCCCCCACGGTGTAGAGGTCCTCCCGGTACATGGCCAGGGGATCGGGCCTGCCTCCTAGGGGAAAGGCGGGATGGGGGGTGGTGGGGAGGAGGAGGAGGTCCACCTCCTGGAAAAGGGCCTGGGCCTCCGCCTTAAGCCGCCTGCGGAAGGCCTGGGCGCGGCCGTAGTAGGCCTCGTAGTACCCGCTGGACAGCACGAAGGTGCCCACCAGGATGCGGCGCTTCACCTCGAGGCCAAACCGGGCCCGCGTCTCCTCCACCACCCGCCACAGCTCCTCCCCTTCGGCCCGATAGCCGAAAAGGGTCCCGTCGTAACGGGCCAGGTTGGAGCTGGCCTCCGCAGGGGCCAGGATGTAGTAGGCGTTTAGGGCCAGGGGCAGGGAAGGCCAGGAGACCTCCTTCACCTGAAGGCCAAGCCCCCGGAAAACCTCCAAGGCCTGCCGCAAAGCCCCCTCCACCCCGGGGCTATTCCCGGAAAGGGCCTCCCGCACCACCCCAAGCCGCAAGGAGGGCAGGGGCTCCGCCAGGGCCTCCTGAAACCGGGGCTTCAGGTTCAGGCTGGTGGCGTCCAAGGGATCGGGACCGGAGATGGCATCCATGATCAGGGCGAGATCCCGCACCGAGCGGGCCATGGGGCCGATCTGGTCCAGGCTCGAGGCGTAGGCGATAAGGCCATAGCGGCTTACCCGGCCATAGGTGGGCTTAAGGCCGTAGATCCCGCAGAAGGCCGCAGGCTGGCGCACGCTTCCCCCGGTATCCGACCCCAAGGCCAAAGGCGCCAGATCCGCCGCCACCGCCACCGCGCTTCCCCCGCTGGACCCCCCGGGCACCCGGGTGGGGTCAAAGGGATTCCGGCTGGGGAAAAAGGCGGAGTGCTCGGTGGAGGAACCCATCCCGAACTCGTCCAGGTTGGTCTTGCCTATGACCAGGGCGCCAAGGGCCTTTAGCCGGGCCACCGCCGTGGCCTCGTAAGGGGGCAGGAAACCCTCCAGAAGCCGGCTTCCCGCCGTGGTAGGGATTCCCTTGGTGACGATGTTGTCCTTAACCGCCACGACAAGCCCCGCAAGGGGAAGGGAAGGATCCAGGGAACGGGCCTCCTCCAGCACCCCCTCGTTTACCGTGAGGAAGGCTCCAAGGCCTGGGTCCAAGGAGCGGATCCGCTCCAGGTAAACCTGGGCCACCTCCAGGGGAGATACCTCCCCTTGCGCCACCTTGGCGCGGATCTCGTGGGCCAACATGCCCCTACTATAGCCCGAAGTGGAGATCAAGCCAGTCCCGAAAGCCCCGGTAAGCCTCCTCCCCTCCCCTCGGCAAATAGGTGACGTCCCCGGGTTCGTGGCGGAACCAGGTGTACTGCCTTTTGGCGTAGGCCTTCACCGCCCGGATATCCCGGGCCAGGGCTTCCTCCAGGCTGTACGCACCCTGAAGGTACCCCACCACCTCCTTGTAGCCGATGGCCTGAAGGGCGGTCGGCATGGCGGGGTACCGCTCCAACAGGCGCTTCACCTCCTCCACCAGACCCCGGGCGAACTGGCGCCTGGCTCTTTCCTCCAGCTTGGGAAAAAGCCAGGTGCGCTCAGGCCAGAGAACCAGTTTCCTGTAGGCGAACCGGGGTGGGCGAAGGGGAAAGCGGGCAGGGGGCGTTCCCGTGCGCCTTACCACCTCCAAGGCCCGCACCAGCCGCCTGGGGTTCCTATCCACCCGCAGGGCATCCTCCAGGCTAACCCGGGAAAGCTCGGCCACCAAGGTCTCAAGACCCCTTTCCTCGAGCTCCCGCCAAAGGGCCTCTTGGACCTCTGGATCAGGCGGGGGCAGGGTGGGAAGCCCCTGGGAAAGGGCCCGGATGTAGTACCCCGTCCCCCCGACCACCAAAGGCACCTTTCCCCGGGCCAGGATATCGGCGATGGCCGCCTCCGCCAGCTCCACCCAGCGCACCACGCTCAGGGCTTCGGAGGGCTCCAGGATGTCCACCAGGTGATGGGGAACCCTTTGCCTTTCCTCCGGACTGGGCTTGTCCGTGCCGATGTCCAGGCCCCGATAGACCATGGTGGCGTCGGCGGAAACCACTTCGAGGGGAAGCTCCTCCCCAAGCCTCAAGGCCAGGAGGGTCTTCCCGCTCCCCGTGGGGCCCGCCAGGACCGGGATCGCCTCCACATCCCTTATGCTAAGGGCATGCTGGAGCGCTTAGACCGCCTGGAGACCTTGCGCAAGCTGAAAGAGCTACAGGAGCGCATCGCCGAGCTGGCCTACCAGCTCACAGGGGAGGAACCCGCCGCCTGGACCCCCAAGGTGGACCTCCTCGAGGACGAGGACCACTACGTCCTCCTCGTGGACCTCCCCGGGGTGCGCCCCGAGGATTTGGAGCTTCTGGAGGAGGGAAGCCGCATCACCCTGGCCGGGATCCGCCATCCCTTGCCCGGGGTCTACCTCCTGGAGGAACGGCCCATGGGCACCTTCCGCCGCACCCTGGACCTGCCCGGCCCCATCGAGGAGGGCACCGCCCAGGCCAGCCTGCGCCAGGGGGTACTGGAGGTACGGTTCAAGAAGCGCAAAGGGGCTCCCCTGCCCCTCTCTCAGTAGCGCACCTGGTGGCAGGCCCGGCAACGGGGCTCGTAGTGCTCCTTGGCTCCCACCAGGATCACGGGGTCCGTGTAGCGGGCGGGCTTTCCGTTCACCAGGCGCTGCGTGCGGGTGGCAGGAGCCCCGCACTGGGCGCAGATGGCCGTAAGCTTCTCCACGAACTCCGCCCGGGCCAAAAGCTCCGGCATGAGGCCGAAGGGCTCACCCCGGAAGTCCAAATCCAACCCCGCCAGGATCACCCGTACGCCCTGGCGGGCCAGATCCTCCGCCAAGGGGAGCAGGCCGGCATCCAGAAACTGGACCTCGTCCACCGCCACCACCTGGGGCAAGGGGGATAGGTACGCCTCAATTTCCCTGGCCTCGCCCACGGGGATGGCCTCTACCCGCTGGCCGTCGTGGCTCACCACCTGGCTTTCGTGGTAGCGGGTGTCCAGCCGGGGCTTGAACACCAAAACCCGCTGCCGGGCGATGAGGGCCCGCTTGACCCTGCGGATGAGTTCCTCGCTCTTGCCCGAGAACATGGGCCCGGTGATAACCTCAATCCAACCCTGGCGGTGCAGTACCGGGGGCATCCTGGCCCAGATTCTACCCGGGCATAGGGTATACTTTCTCCAAAATGGGTGCCTTGGACCGGGTTCGGAGGACGCTGGAGGAAGGCTCCGATGAGGAGGCCCTGGCCTTTCTCCGCCACCCCCCCTCCCCTGAACCCCCACGAAGAGGCCCTGGCCCACGCGTATGACGGGGAGCTAGCGGAGGGAGCGATCTTGGGGAAGTGGGGACGATCAAAGCACACCTGCCCCCCTCCCCAATAGAAGTGCTGGGAATAAGCCGAAGGCTACCGCCACGGGCAACCTTGTTCCTGACCCTAACCACAGAAGCGGCGAGGCCTTAAAGGGCCTCGCCGCAGACCAAAAACCTGCCCTTACCGTCCCTTGCGGTAGGAATCCCCGTAGCGGCGCTGGAAGCGCTCCACGCGGCCTTCCGTGTCCACAAAGCGCTGCTGCCCCGTGTAGAAGGGGTGGCAGCTG
The genomic region above belongs to Thermus antranikianii DSM 12462 and contains:
- the miaA gene encoding tRNA (adenosine(37)-N6)-dimethylallyltransferase MiaA, which gives rise to MEAIPVLAGPTGSGKTLLALRLGEELPLEVVSADATMVYRGLDIGTDKPSPEERQRVPHHLVDILEPSEALSVVRWVELAEAAIADILARGKVPLVVGGTGYYIRALSQGLPTLPPPDPEVQEALWRELEERGLETLVAELSRVSLEDALRVDRNPRRLVRALEVVRRTGTPPARFPLRPPRFAYRKLVLWPERTWLFPKLEERARRQFARGLVEEVKRLLERYPAMPTALQAIGYKEVVGYLQGAYSLEEALARDIRAVKAYAKRQYTWFRHEPGDVTYLPRGGEEAYRGFRDWLDLHFGL
- a CDS encoding Hsp20/alpha crystallin family protein; this translates as MLERLDRLETLRKLKELQERIAELAYQLTGEEPAAWTPKVDLLEDEDHYVLLVDLPGVRPEDLELLEEGSRITLAGIRHPLPGVYLLEERPMGTFRRTLDLPGPIEEGTAQASLRQGVLEVRFKKRKGAPLPLSQ
- a CDS encoding DUF5693 family protein, which codes for MKRFLHLLLLLALVPSLLALLPRLRVERPGPVVLLLDAEALREEAQSQGQSLLEALESYRPLGVRGVAFPERFVKDWVGQGELLYRTGRELLEAGLPAKPNWYYLRGNRELLELLQTAYDLPHEWVGPWLGFPLDVQAFPAFYPLEEIRAAKEAGFFVAVRPINQRYRRLDASLPIVPKEADAVVFAGLEALGYPYRLEEARERVPVPVALIEGTPQPGLAAYREKGILRLFSLRYEWQLTLTPEEAADKYVLAARERGHQLLYLRPYPYRQDTERLLKRIQEGLEASHIPLGHPVVREFTPSSLRLAAWVGVVSGLGLLALGLSVYGPGVAFLLLLLALGYAGSQAGALLAALVFPVLGFLGPRNGLWMWLRTLGYALAGTVFLSALGSTPETILGLQAFKGVSLTLLVPPLLVAFSFLDRNYKETLTRLFLHPLRLGEVVLAGVALALLLLALLRRGNEAPLVPDLELKLRSLLQDLMVRPRFKEVFGHALFPLALLLPWPKWVQNGLLFLAALGVASILNTFSHFHTPLPISFFRVANGALLGLSLGLLGVMLVRRLRAWWLG
- a CDS encoding ABC transporter ATP-binding protein, translating into MAKVRLEHVWKRFGKVVAVKDFNLETEDGEFVVFVGPSGCGKTTTLRMIAGLEEVSEGRIYIGDRLVNDVPPKDRDIAMVFQNYALYPHMNVYENMAFGLRLRRYPKDEIDRRVKEAARILKIEHLLNRKPRELSGGQRQRVAMGRAIVREPKVFLMDEPLSNLDAKLRVEMRAEIAKLQRRLGVTTIYVTHDQVEAMTLGHRIVVMKDGEIQQVDTPLNLYDFPANRFVAGFIGSPSMNFIRAGVEVQGERVYLVAPGFRVRANPVLAQALRPYGGKEVWMGIRPEHLGLKGYTVIPEEENVIRGEVEVAEPLGAETEIHVSVDGTVLVAKVDGHAPVKPGDRVELLADTSRLHAFDVESDQTIGHAQEREAVAR
- a CDS encoding PolC-type DNA polymerase III, translated to MEAFFRHRLATRLARRLRAEGRPLPLPALGEALGLRGPVEPVVRPLLDGRFRLGEEVGLWEWHYPFPYPGEAVVVLDLETTGLSPGLNEVIEVGLVRLEQGERRSFQSLVRPSRPPSPFIERLTGIRAWELEEAPSLEEVLEKAYPLLRGATLVIQNASFDLGFLRPVLEGMGYSLENPVVDTLRLAKRAMPGLRRYGLDALSQVLELPPREAHRALGDVERTLAVAYEVYYMLTSGIPRPLVDLGR
- the csaB gene encoding polysaccharide pyruvyl transferase CsaB produces the protein MVVGVAGYYGFKNAGDEAILEAIARELKARGHQVLALSGDPKQTAKEHGIRAAHRLNPLALLQADLWLLGGGGLLQDATSSLSLLYYLSVLRTARFFRRRVVVFNQSLGPLTPWGEKQVKRALRGVPIILRDQDSWEYAKNLGLSPALGADPALLLTPPPVKREEDLVLVIPRAGVDQEALTNLYITANHLVHEGRRVLVLLLQPGYDDEVIEIFRLHRVEKTADPRRVLYLAAQAGYVISMRLHGLILAAAAGTPFAALSYDPKVAAFAKETGAYYQELPGDPIKLSKAAMYGRYPDWEKVAALKERARQSFDLALGEASLVKKTHGRGSSGS
- a CDS encoding thymidine kinase, with amino-acid sequence MPPVLHRQGWIEVITGPMFSGKSEELIRRVKRALIARQRVLVFKPRLDTRYHESQVVSHDGQRVEAIPVGEAREIEAYLSPLPQVVAVDEVQFLDAGLLPLAEDLARQGVRVILAGLDLDFRGEPFGLMPELLARAEFVEKLTAICAQCGAPATRTQRLVNGKPARYTDPVILVGAKEHYEPRCRACHQVRY
- the gatA gene encoding Asp-tRNA(Asn)/Glu-tRNA(Gln) amidotransferase subunit GatA; the protein is MLAHEIRAKVAQGEVSPLEVAQVYLERIRSLDPGLGAFLTVNEGVLEEARSLDPSLPLAGLVVAVKDNIVTKGIPTTAGSRLLEGFLPPYEATAVARLKALGALVIGKTNLDEFGMGSSTEHSAFFPSRNPFDPTRVPGGSSGGSAVAVAADLAPLALGSDTGGSVRQPAAFCGIYGLKPTYGRVSRYGLIAYASSLDQIGPMARSVRDLALIMDAISGPDPLDATSLNLKPRFQEALAEPLPSLRLGVVREALSGNSPGVEGALRQALEVFRGLGLQVKEVSWPSLPLALNAYYILAPAEASSNLARYDGTLFGYRAEGEELWRVVEETRARFGLEVKRRILVGTFVLSSGYYEAYYGRAQAFRRRLKAEAQALFQEVDLLLLPTTPHPAFPLGGRPDPLAMYREDLYTVGANLAGLPALSFPAGFEDGLPVGLQLFAPWARDELLLQAALAFEEATDRAFLRTPLGEAL